The genomic DNA CGGGTCGATTCCGCCGTGCGCCTGGTGCACCTCACCAAGACGTACCCGAACGGACCGGAGCCGGTCGCCGCGCTGCAGGGCGTCTCGCTCGCCGTTCGACCGGGTGCGTTCACCGCGATCATGGGCCCCTCAGGCTCCGGCAAGTCGACGTTCCTCAACCTCGCCGCAGGGCTCGACACCCCGACGAGCGGCCGGGTGATCATCGGGGACACCGACCTCACCGAGCTCTCGCCGGATGCCGTCACCCGGTTCCGTCGGCGCAGCATCGGGTTCGTCTTCCAGTCGTACAACCTCATCGGGCACCTGACCGTCGGCGAGAACATCCAGCTGCCGATGCTGCTCGACGGGCGACGCCCCGACGACCAGTGGCAGCAGGCCCTCATCGACAGCGTCGGGCTCACGGGCAAGACCGACCGGTTGCCGAGCGAGCTGTCGGGTGGCCAGGCTCAGCGCGTCGCCATCGCCCGCGCCCTCATCACGCGACCGACCGTCGTCTTCGCCGACGAGCCGACCGGCGCCCTCGACCGCCGCACGGGCGATCAGGTCCTCGACGTGCTGCGCGGCACCGCCAAGCGGTTCGCGCAGACGCTCGTGCTCGTCACCCACGATCCGCACGTCGCGGCCACCGCGGATGAGGTGCTCTTCCTCGCGGACGGACGACTGGCCGGCGAGCTCGTCGCGCCGACCAGCGGCCAGATCGCCGCCCGCCTCGTCGAGTTGGGAAGGTGACGCCATGTGGTCCTTCGCTCGTTCAGCCGTTCGCGCGTACCGCTCCGGGTTCGTCGGCAGCTTCCTCATCGTCGTCTCGGCCGCGGCGCTGCTCGCGGCGAACGGGGTGCTCATGGAGACCGGCCTTCGGGGCGACGCGCCGATGCTGACCACGGTCGCTGCGTCGTTCGCGGGCACCGCGATCCTCGTGGTCGTGCTCGTCGTCGCCTCGACCTTCGCCGCGGCGCTGCGCCAGCGACACGCGCAGTTCGCCCTGCTGCGCGCCGTCGGAGCCACCACCGCACAGGTGCGCTCGATGGTGACGGCGGAGGTCGTCATCGTGTTCGCGCTCGCGGCGCCGCTGGGAGCCGTCCCCGGGCTGTTCGCAGCCGAACTGCTCACGCCCGTGCTCGTCTCCGGCGGCATCGTGCCCGCAGGGCTCGCACTCACGATCACGCCGCTGCCCGTGATCGGCGCGCTGATCCTGCTGCTCCCGACCGCGCTGCTCGCCTCGCGGCTCGCCGCCCGCAAGGTCACGAAGGTCAGCCCGACCGCCGCCGTGCAGGGTGCCGCTGCGGAGTCGGCGCACCTCTCGGGCGCCCGGCGGGCCACCGCCGTCGCACTCCTGGTCTCGGGCATCCTCGTCGCGGGCACGCCGTTCATCGTGCCGGGCACGATGGGCAGCGCAGCTGGGGCGACCTCGGCCTTCCTGCTCATCAGCGCCGCTGCGCTGGCCGGGCCGGCGATCGTCGGCGCGGTCGCGAGTCGGGCCGCGCACGCAACGCGCTCGTCGAGCAACGCGGCCGTCAGGCTCGCTCTCGTGAACAGCCGAGGATTCTCACGACGTCTCACGGCGGCGATCATCCCGCTCGCCCTCTTCCTCGCGCTCGGCACGGTGCAGACCGGCGTCAACGCGGGCGTGGTCGAAGCGGCCGGCGTGCAGTTGCGTGCCGGATTGGGGTCGGATGTCATCATCACCTCGCCCGACGGCGTGACGGCCGAGCAGACGGCGGCCGTCGCATCCACTCCGGGGATCGCCGCGGTCGTGCGCAGCTCGACGGTGGCCGCGGAGGTCAAGACCGACGGCGACGAGGATCCCGGCGGCAGTGTGTGGGAGCAGACCGGCGTGCACGCCGTGAGCGGCAGCACCGCGGGGCTGATCGACGCGGAGGTGACCGCCGGCTCGCTCGACGCGCTCACCCGTGCGGCCACGATCGCTGTGAGCAGCGAGAGTCTCTTCGGCACGGGCAAGGGCGTCGGCGACACGGTCGACCTGCGGTTCGACCGATCGACGGAGCTGTCCGCGACGATCGTCGCGGTGTACGACCGGGGCCTCGGCTTCGGCGAGTACCTCATCGACGAGTCGTCGCTGCCCGAGCAGAGCCGGCCGGCGGTCGCCGACCTGCTGCTCGCGCAGGGGTCGGCGGATCTGAGCTCCCTGGGATTGCAGACGGCATCCGTCGACGAGTACGTCGACGGGATGGTGGCGGGTGCGGCATCGCAGCAGCAGCTGTCGGCGATTCTGCTCTTCGTGCTCGTCTTCTTCGTCGCCATCGCCGCCGCGAACACGCTCGTCATGCTCACGGGCGCACGCAGGGCGGAGTTCGCGCTCCTGCGACGCATCGGGGCCACCCGTCGCCAGCTGACCCGGATGATCGCGATCGAGTCGGGGTTCGTCATGGTCACTGCCGTGGTGATCGGCACGCTGTCGGTCGTGCCCGCGCTCGTGGGCGTCGCGTACGGCATGCTCGGCGGCTTCTCGCCGACGTTCGACTGGCCGGTCTACGGGGTGCTGGCTGCCGCGGTCGTGCTGATCGCCGGGGTTGCGATGGTGGGCTCTGCGCGAACGGGGAGTCGACGTGCGGCCGGGGTTTAGGCTGGAAACCCGGCGCGAAGCGGCGCCCCGCCGATCCCACGAGGAGCATGCATGGCCGACCAGGAGATCTACAAGGGACTGGCCGGGGTTCCGGTCGACTACACCGCCGTCTCGAAGGTCAACCCCGAGACGAACTCGCTGCTGTACCGCGGCTACCCCGTGCAGGACCTCGCGGCATCCGTCACCTTCGAAGAGGTCGCGTACCTGCTCTGGCACGGCGAGCTGCCGACCGACCGGGAGCTCGCCGCGTTCGAGCAGTTCGAGCGCGCCAACCGGCATCTCGACCCGGTGCTCAAGCGCATCATCGACGAACTGCCGACGACCGCGCACCCGATGGACGTCGTGCGCAGCGCGGTCAGCGTGATGGGCGCCCGCGACGACGAGACCGCGGACGACTCGCCCGACGCCGAGCTGCGCAAGGCGAAGCGGCTGTTCGCCGCCATCCCGGCGGTGGTCGCGTACGACCAGCGCCGCCGCCGAGGGCTCGACCTCGTCGAGCCGCGCGACGACCTCGGCTACTCGGCGAACTTCCTGTTCATGACGTTCGACGAGGTGCCCGAGCTGCCGGTGGTCGACGCGTTCGACGTGTCGATGATCCTGTACGCCGAGCACTCGTTCAACGCGTCGACGTTCACCGCGCGGGTCATCACGTCGACGCTCAGCGACCTGCACTCGGCGGTCGTCGGCGCGATCGCCGCGCTCAAGGGTCCGCTGCACGGCGGCGCGAACGAGGCGGTCATGCACACGTTCGACGAGATCGGCGAGGCGTCGAACGTCACCGCCTGGCTCGACGAGGCGCTCGCGCAGAAGCGCAAGATCATGGGTTTCGGCCACCGCGTGTACAAGCACGGCGACTCGCGCGTGCCGACCATGAAGACGGCGCTCGACAGTCTGGTCGGCTACTACGGGCGTCCTGACATCCTCGACCTGTACAACGCGCTCGCCGACGAGTTCACGGCGCGCAAGGGCATCCACCCGAACCTCGACTACCCGTCGGGCCCCGCGTACCACCTGATCGGGTTCGACACCGAGCTGTTCACGCCCCTGTTCGTCGCGTCGCGCGTCGTCGGGTGGACCGCGCACATCATGGAGCAGCGCGCGGCGAACGCGCTGATCCGCCCGCTGTCGGTCTACAACGGCGTCGACCAGCGCGACGTGCCGGCCCGCGAGCCCGTCGAGTAGCGCGCGGTTCGGCGCTTCCGTACAAGGAGGGCGCGAGACATCCGCCGGTGGGCTTGTCACCCTGCGACAACGGGACGCTCCGAACATCGGATGCCTCGTACCCTCGTGAACTATGCACATGCTCTTCCGCACCCTGCTCCACGTGCTGTTCCTCTCGCGCCGCAAACCCGACCTCGGTCATTGGGATGTCGCGGAGACCCGGTTCATCGTGCTGCCGACCGATCTCGACATCAACCGGCACATGAACAACGGCGTGTACTTCTCGATCATGGATGTCGCGCGGTTCGACATGCTGGTGCGCAACGGCATCTGGAAGACCATGCTGCGCAAGGGCTGGTACCCGGTCGTCGCGAGCGAGACGATCACGTTCCGCAAGTCGCTGAACCCGTGGCAGCGGTTCACGATCCAGTCGAGGGTGATCGGCTTCGACGAGAAGTCGGTGTACGTCGAGCAGCGGTTCGTGCGGCCGGGCCCGGACGGCGAACCCGAGATCTACGCGCAGGGGTTCATCCGCGGTCGGTTCCTGCGTCGGTCGGGCGGCACCGTGCCGGTGCCCGAGCTCATCGAGGCGTTCGGCACCGACCCGTCGGGTCAGGAGCTGCCCGAGTGGATCCACCGCTGGGGTGAGGATGTCGCGCTGCCGGCCACGCGGGCGGCGGCGCCGTCGGTCTGGAACTGACCACGGGCGCGCCGTCGGTCTGGAACCGACCACGGGCGCGCCGGCGGGTCGAGCCCGTCACTCCTCGCGCGCGAGCCCCTCGAGCACGATGTCGAGCTTGGCGCCGAACGCGCACGCCAGCAGCTCGTCGACGTTCGCGTCGTCGTGCACGCGACGGATGAGCCCGGATGCGATGAGCGTGTTGATGAGCATGCCCTGCGCCATGAATCGCATCGCTTCGTCGGGGTCGAGGACGACGCGGAGGCGATCGTAGATCCGCATGAATCCGCGGCGTGCGACCGGGCCGATGCCGGTGTCGTGGCCGAGGATGAAGCCCTGCATGAGTGCGAGCAGGATGCCGCGATCGGTTTCGACGAGCGAGACGTACGCCTCGCCGAGACGGGCCTGGATCTCACGGCCGTCGTCTGCGGCGAGCGCCTCGTCGAACGCGCCGATGATGCGGTCGCAGGTGCGCTCGAGCACCTCGACGAAGAGCTGCTCCTTGGTGCCGAACATGCGCACGACGTAGGGCTGGCTGATGCCGGCGGCGCGCGCGACCCGGTCGGTCGTGGCGCCTGAGTAGCCGAGTTCGCCGAACACGCGGGTGGCGGCCTCGAGGATCAGTTCGCGCCGCTCCGTTGCGGGGATGCGATCGGTTCTGGTGCTCACGCTTGACATGTTATCAGTCGATTACTACATTCGGCTCTGGTAAGTAATCAGTCGATTACCACAAGCTCATTCGCCCGATCCGGAGGAACCGATATGTCCACCACGACCGCCCGCCGCGTGCCGCTCTGGCTCGCCATCGTCGCGGCATCCCTGCCGATGTTCATGGCGACGCTGGACAACCTCGTCATCACCAACGCACTGCCCGTGATGCGCGTCGACCTCGACGCCTCGATCGAGGAACTGCAGTGGTTCGTGAACGCGTTCACCCTCTCGTTCGCCGCCCTCATCCTGGCCGCCGCCGCGCTCGGCGACCGCATCGGGCGGCGCACCGTCTTCCTCGCCGGCATCGGCGTGTTCACCGCCGCGAGCGCACTCGTCGCACTCAGCACCGAACCGTGGATGGTCATCGCAGCCCGCGCCGTGCAGGGGGTCGGCGCGGCCGGCATCATGCCGCTCTCGCTCACCCTGCTCGCCGGCTCGGTGCCGGCGCGACTGCGCCCGGCCGCGATCGGCATCTGGGGCGGCGTCGCGGGCCTCGGCGTCGCGCTCGGCCCGCTCATCGGCGGCGCCGTCGTCGAAGGCTGGAACTGGCAGGCGATCTTCTGGCTCAACGTGCCGATCGGCGTCATCGCGATTCCGCTCGCCCTCGCCGCGCTGCCCAACTCGCTCGGCGCGCGCCTGCGCATCGACGTGCCCGGGGTGCTGCTCGCGGGTCTCGGCGTGCTCGGGCTCGTGTTCGGCATCGTCCGCGGCAACGACGCCGGCTGGGACTCGGCCGAGGTGCTCGGCTCGCTGATCGCCGGCGCCGTGCTGCTCGTCGCATTCGTCGGGTGGGAGCAGCGCGCGGCGGCCCCGCTGCTGCCGCTCCGACTCTTCCGCGACCGCGGGTTCTCGGCCGCCAACGTCGTGGGCCTCGCGTTCAGCTTCGGCATGTTCGGCGCGGTGTTCATCCTGATCCAGTTCCTGCAGGTGGTGCAGGGTGCGACGCCGCTGGAGGCCGGCGTGCAGACGATGCCGTGGACGCTCGCGCCCATGGTCGTCGCACCGCTCGCGGGTGCGCTCGCCTCGCGCGTCGGAACCCGTGCGCTCATGGTGACGGGGCTCGCGCTGCAGACCGTCGCCCTCGTCTGGATCGCCCTCACCATGGCCCCGGATGTCGCGTACGGCACCCTGGTCGCCCCCTTCATCTTCGCCGGGGTGGGCATGGGGCTGGTGTTCGCGCCGATGTCGACCGCCGTGCTCGCGGGCATGCCCGAGGCCGACCACGCGAAGGCGTCGGGCACGAACTCGACGCTCCGCGAGGTGGGGGTCGCGCTCGGCATCGCGGCGCTCACCGCGGTGTTCACGGGCGCGGGCGGCGAGCTCACGCCGACGGGCTACGTGGATGCGGCGGTGCCGGCGGTGCTCGTCGGAGCCGGCGCCCTCGCGGTCGGCCTGGTCGCCGCGCTCTTCCTGCCCGCGGGCCGCGGCACACCGCGCCGGGAGACCGCCGCCGACGCGGACGCCGCGCGCGAGGCCGAGCTCGAGGCATCCGTCGTCTGAGCCCCCGGCGACCACCAGCCCCCGGCAGGTGCGCTACGAGCGCGCCTGCCGGGGGATCACGATCTCGCGGATGATCAGCAGGATGCCCGCCGAGATCGGGATCGCGACCAGCGCACCGAGCAAGCCCAGCAGCGTGCCGCCCGCCAGCGCCGAGATCAGCACGATCGTGCCGGGCACCTGCACGGCCTTGCCCATCACCTTCGGCGTCAGCACGTACGCCTCGATCTGCATGTACACGAGCATCGCGAGCAGCACGATGAGGGCCGCCGTGGGCGAGACGAAGAGCGAGAAGATCGTCATGATCGCCGTGGTCAGCACGGTTCCGATCAGCGGGATCAGCGTGACGAACAGGGCGATCACACCGAACAGCAGCGCGAACGGCACGCCCACCACCGTCAGCAGCAGCGTCGAGAAGACCGCGTTGAAGAACGCGAGCACCACCATGCCGCTCAGGTACTTGCCGACCGAGTTCATGATGCGCTCGGAGTACGACACGACCTGCTCGCGGTGCGACGCCTTCACCAGCTGGTAGATCGCGTGCTTGGTCATGTCGAGCGTCGCGATGAAGTAGATCGACAGCACCACCACGAACACGCCGGTCGACACGGCGCCGATGACCGAGGCGCCGAAGGCGAGTGCGCCGCCGCCGATCGACGCCCACAGGTTCGGGTCGCTGAGGATCTGCTGCACCCCCGCGAGCACGTCGGTGAGCAGGCCGTTCGTCGCCGCATTGACCTCGTCGTACCAGTTCGCGTCCTGCGCGCGCTGCACCAGGTCGGGGATCCCGCGGACCAGCTCGGTGATCTGGTCGACCAGCGGCGGGATCACCACCCAGATGATCGCCACCACCACGCCCACGAACAGCAGGATCACCACGACGATCGCGACGCCGCGGCTCATCCCGCGTCGCTGGAACCAGCGGATCAGCGGGTCGAGCCCGAGCGAGACGAAGGCGGCGATGAACACCGACAGGATGACGCTCTGCAGGTTCGCCGCCGCGATCGCCAGCAGCAGCGCGAGGAGCACGCCGAGCGTGACGATGAACCCCCAGCGGAACGGCTGAGACGAGATCATCGAGGTGCGATCCTCGATCTGCTCGCGGCGGCGGAGCCGGTCGATCGATCTCACCGGGCGGCCGTTCGCGGCACCGGGAGTTCGCGGTAGTGCCGCTGCAACGCGAGATAGTCGTTCCACTCGGGCATCGGCTGGCCGGCGCGGAACGCGGTGAGGCGGTCGAGGTAGTAGTCCCAGCCGGGACCGATGTCGGCGACCACCGACGGGTCGATGACGCGCTCCTGGAACACGAGCGTCGTCAGCCCGCCCGCAGCCTCGCGCACGTGGCAGTGCAGTCGGCGGGTGTCGTCGCCCGAGCCGACGTGCAGGCGGAACCGATGCGGCGGCTCGCACTCGAGCACCGACACGCTCATCCAGTCGGCGTCGGGGTCTTCGGCCGTCATCTTGAACAGGATGCCGCCGGTCGACGGGCTGCCCGTCCAGGTGCCGATCCATCCGCCGGTCGCGGTGGGGTTCGTGAGGCTGTACCAGACATCCTCGATGGGGGCGTGGAAGAGCCGGTCGAACTGGAGTCGGAGCTCGTCGCCTTTGGTGACGTAGTGGCCGGTCGGCTTGGCGTTCATCGTCGTCCCCCTTGTCGATCCCCTGCGGTTCAGGCTAATCGGGGAGAGGGGATGGCGGCTAGAGTCGGTGCCATGACTTCCAGGGGTGGGCAGGGGACGAAGCAGGAGACGACGCTCGATCCGAGCGAGGGCAGGTCGGGGCTCTGGGGTGCGCTCGCCGGACTCATCGTGGCGGCGCTCATCGCGGTGCCGCTGTCGGCGGCGTTCGCGTTCGCGACGCACCCGCACACGCAGCAGCTCTTCGGCGGGCGGCTCGAGGAGGTCGGCAGCGGGGGGTACCAGGCGTTCTGGTGGATCGTCACCATCCTGCTCGCCGCACTGCCGTTCCTGGTCGGCTTCGGCGTCGCGAAGCTGTCGGCGCGGTCGCTCGTGATCGTGGGTGCGATCGTCGTGCTGTTCGTCGTCGCGATCGTGATCCTGGGGCAGCTCTTCGTCTTCTGAGCGGCTCGCCTCAGGCCGTGGCCGCTCGCTCGCTCGCTCGGCGTGCGGGGTCGGTCACTCGATGCATGAGCGCGACGATGGCGCGACGGCTGAGCACACGTGCCGCCAGCGTGCTGAACCGGTTCGCCCGCCCGTCGATGACGCTGGGGCCGGGATCACGCGCGTCCAGGTGCGACAACGCCGTGGCGACCACCTGCTCGGCCGTTCGCATCGCGGCGCCGGCGGTGGCGTCGTCGGTGCCGACGACGGCGTTGAACTCCGTGCTCGTGGCGCCGGGTGAGAGCGCGAAGACGGTTGCCCCGGTGCCCCGGGTCTCGGCCCAGAGCGCTTCGGTGAAGCTGAGCACGAACGATTTCGCGGCACCGTAGACCGCCATGCGCGGCGTCGGCGTGTACGCCGCCATGCTCGCGACGTTGACCAGAAACCCCTGCGCCTCGATGATGCTCGGCAGGAACGCACGACTGAGCTGCACGGGAGCGACGATGTCGACCGCGATCTCCTGTGCGAGGCGGCCGGGCTCCTCGTCGATGAATCGACCGAAGGTGCCGAATCCGGCGTTGTTGACCAGCGCGGTCGCCGTGACCCCCGCCGCCGCCAGCTCGTGCTGCAGGCTCGTCGCCGCGTCCGCAGTCGACAGATCGAGCGCCACGACCGTGACCGCCGTGCCGTGCGCGGCGCGCAGTTCGGCGGCGAGTTCGACCAGGCGTTCGCGACGCCGGGCGACGAGCACGAGGCCCGCGCCGCGGTTCGCGATCGCCCTCGCGAAGGCGACGCCGATGCCGGAGCTGGCGCCGGTGACGATGACGGTGTGACCGCGCGGGTCTCGAGCGAACGACATGACTCCTCCTCGCATGGGCTGATCTGCACAGTATGCCTCAATGGCACCGAGTGTCAATCAGGCATCTAGGGTAGGCTCGGCGTGTGGATGATGAGCGACTCTGGACGCGGACGCGACGAGCGGTCTACGACGAGATCACCCGCACGGCGATGGAGCTGTTCCTCGAGCAGGGGTTCGAGCAGACCACGATCGATCAGATCTCTGCGGCAGCCGGCATCTCCCGGCGTTCGTTCTTCCGCTACTTCGGCACCAAAGAGGACATCGTGCTCGGCGATCTGGCGAGCCAGGGCGTGCTCGTGCAGCGGTCGCTCGAAGCCGTGCCTCTGTCGGTGCCGCCGTGGGAGGCGCTCGAGCAGGCGCTCTGGCAGGTCGCCGACCTGAACGGCGATCTCGACGCCGCGCGCAAGGTGGCCGTGATGATGTACGGGACTCCGTCGCTTCGCGCCCGCAGTATCGAGAAGCACCTGCACTGGCAGGAGCTGCTGGTTCCGAACATCCAGCGCCGACTCGAGGCTGCCGGCGGCGACCCGCTCGACCCGGCCGCGGCCGCGATCGTCGCCAGCGCCATCGCGTGCCTCGACATCGCGGGCCAGGCATGGCTCCGAGAACCCGGATCCGATCTCCGGCAGCTCTATCGCCGCGCGACCCGAGCCGTACGCGGGTGACGTGCCGGCGGTCTCGCGGGCAACGACCGAGCTACGCGCCCCGCGACTCCAGCACGGCCATCGCGGCGTTGTGGCCGCCGATGCCGCTGACCGCGCCGCCGCGCACGGCGCCCGAGCCGCACAGCAGCACGTTCGGGTGCGCGGTCGCGACGCCCCAGCGTGCGGCCGGCGTGTCCAGCGCGTCGCCGGGCTCCGCCCACGGCCACGACAGCGGCCCGTGGAAGATGTTGCCGCCGGGCATCGCGAGCGCCGCTTCGAGGTCGTGCGTGGTCTTCACCTCGATGCAGGGGCGGCCCGTTGCCCCTTCGGCGGGCTCAGGGGGCGCCGTCATGATCACATCGCGGATCGGTTCGGCGAGCACGCTGTCGAGCGACGCGAGCACGGCGGCTTCGAGGCGGGAGCGCAGCTCGTCGTTGCCGAACCGCTCCACGAGCCGGTCGGGCACGTGCAGGCCGAAGACGGTGAGCGTGTGCGCGCCGCTCGCGACGAGCTCGGGGGAGAGGATCGTCGGGTCGCTGAGCGTGTGGCAGTAGATCTCGCACGGCAGCGGGTCGGGGATGGCTCCGCGGGCGGCGGCGCGGTAGGCGGCGTCGAGCTGGGAGGCGAGCTCGTTGATGTGGAAGGTGCCGGCGAACGCCTCCTCGGGCCGCACCGACGCGTCGCGCAGCCGGGGCAGGCGGGTGAGCAGCAGGTTCACCTTCACCTGCGCGCCCTCGGGCGTTGCGAGCTCGCGCATGCGCGCCCGCACGACGGCTGGGACTGCGAGGTCGGTCGGAGGCGTACCGTGGCGGGACTCGACACCGGCTGAGGGGGTTGCGCCGGTCGCGGGGCGAGCCGACCCGGCCTCGAGCAGGCGGTCGAGCACGGCGGGCGCGACGTTCGCGAGCACGGTCGGGGCGGATGCCTCGTGCTCGACGCCCTCGTGCTGGTACCGCACGCGCGCCGGCGCGCCGGGGATGCCCGCCCCGATCGCCAGCACCTCGGCCTTCGTGACGAGCGTGGTGCCGGCCTCGCGGGCGGCTCGGGCGAGCTCGCCGGTGACCGCGCCCATGCCGCCGACCGGGACGTCCCAGTCGCCGGTTCCGCCGCCGATCACGTGGTACAGGAAGCACCGGTTCGCGTCGAGCGACGGGTCGTCGAGTTCGGTGAACGTGCCGATCAGGCCGTCGGTGGCGACGACGCCGCGGACGAGGTCGTCGACGAAGCATCCGTCGATCGCCTCGCCGAGCGGCCGCTCGACGAAGGCGTTCCAGACCCGCTCGTCGGCGACGAGCGCGCGCGCCTCGTCGCGTGTGGGCAGCGGTGCGGTGAGGGTGGGGAAGAGTGCGCGGGCGACCCGCGCGGTATCGGCGTAGAACGACGACCAGGCGGTCGCGTCGGCCTCGGCGCCCACGCGCGCGAATGCGGCGGCGGATGCCTCGGGGCCGGCCTCGGTGTCGACGAGCAGGCCCCGCGACGGGTCGCGGGGGTCGGGCGTGTACGACGAGAAGCGTCGGCGCACGAGCCGGATGTCGAGGCCCAGGTCGTCGATGATGCGCTGCGGCAGCAGGCTGACGAGGTACGAGTAGCGGCTGAGCCGGGCGTCGATGCCGTCGAACGCCTGCGCCGACACGGCCGCGCCGCCGAGGTGGTCGTCGCGCTCGAGCAGCAGCACGTCGAGGCCGGCGCGGGCGAGGTACGCCGCGGCGGTGAGGCCGTTGTGGCCGCCGCCGACGATCACGACGTCGTGGGTCTGAGGCATCCATCGAGCGTAGTCGCCGCCCGCCGCGACGTGCGTGGCGCGAAATGTTAC from Agromyces larvae includes the following:
- a CDS encoding TetR/AcrR family transcriptional regulator — translated: MSTRTDRIPATERRELILEAATRVFGELGYSGATTDRVARAAGISQPYVVRMFGTKEQLFVEVLERTCDRIIGAFDEALAADDGREIQARLGEAYVSLVETDRGILLALMQGFILGHDTGIGPVARRGFMRIYDRLRVVLDPDEAMRFMAQGMLINTLIASGLIRRVHDDANVDELLACAFGAKLDIVLEGLAREE
- a CDS encoding DHA2 family efflux MFS transporter permease subunit; the protein is MSTTTARRVPLWLAIVAASLPMFMATLDNLVITNALPVMRVDLDASIEELQWFVNAFTLSFAALILAAAALGDRIGRRTVFLAGIGVFTAASALVALSTEPWMVIAARAVQGVGAAGIMPLSLTLLAGSVPARLRPAAIGIWGGVAGLGVALGPLIGGAVVEGWNWQAIFWLNVPIGVIAIPLALAALPNSLGARLRIDVPGVLLAGLGVLGLVFGIVRGNDAGWDSAEVLGSLIAGAVLLVAFVGWEQRAAAPLLPLRLFRDRGFSAANVVGLAFSFGMFGAVFILIQFLQVVQGATPLEAGVQTMPWTLAPMVVAPLAGALASRVGTRALMVTGLALQTVALVWIALTMAPDVAYGTLVAPFIFAGVGMGLVFAPMSTAVLAGMPEADHAKASGTNSTLREVGVALGIAALTAVFTGAGGELTPTGYVDAAVPAVLVGAGALAVGLVAALFLPAGRGTPRRETAADADAAREAELEASVV
- a CDS encoding AI-2E family transporter → MRSIDRLRRREQIEDRTSMISSQPFRWGFIVTLGVLLALLLAIAAANLQSVILSVFIAAFVSLGLDPLIRWFQRRGMSRGVAIVVVILLFVGVVVAIIWVVIPPLVDQITELVRGIPDLVQRAQDANWYDEVNAATNGLLTDVLAGVQQILSDPNLWASIGGGALAFGASVIGAVSTGVFVVVLSIYFIATLDMTKHAIYQLVKASHREQVVSYSERIMNSVGKYLSGMVVLAFFNAVFSTLLLTVVGVPFALLFGVIALFVTLIPLIGTVLTTAIMTIFSLFVSPTAALIVLLAMLVYMQIEAYVLTPKVMGKAVQVPGTIVLISALAGGTLLGLLGALVAIPISAGILLIIREIVIPRQARS
- a CDS encoding SDR family NAD(P)-dependent oxidoreductase, whose translation is MSFARDPRGHTVIVTGASSGIGVAFARAIANRGAGLVLVARRRERLVELAAELRAAHGTAVTVVALDLSTADAATSLQHELAAAGVTATALVNNAGFGTFGRFIDEEPGRLAQEIAVDIVAPVQLSRAFLPSIIEAQGFLVNVASMAAYTPTPRMAVYGAAKSFVLSFTEALWAETRGTGATVFALSPGATSTEFNAVVGTDDATAGAAMRTAEQVVATALSHLDARDPGPSVIDGRANRFSTLAARVLSRRAIVALMHRVTDPARRASERAATA
- a CDS encoding bifunctional 2-methylcitrate synthase/citrate synthase; amino-acid sequence: MADQEIYKGLAGVPVDYTAVSKVNPETNSLLYRGYPVQDLAASVTFEEVAYLLWHGELPTDRELAAFEQFERANRHLDPVLKRIIDELPTTAHPMDVVRSAVSVMGARDDETADDSPDAELRKAKRLFAAIPAVVAYDQRRRRGLDLVEPRDDLGYSANFLFMTFDEVPELPVVDAFDVSMILYAEHSFNASTFTARVITSTLSDLHSAVVGAIAALKGPLHGGANEAVMHTFDEIGEASNVTAWLDEALAQKRKIMGFGHRVYKHGDSRVPTMKTALDSLVGYYGRPDILDLYNALADEFTARKGIHPNLDYPSGPAYHLIGFDTELFTPLFVASRVVGWTAHIMEQRAANALIRPLSVYNGVDQRDVPAREPVE
- a CDS encoding ABC transporter ATP-binding protein, which translates into the protein MISTTNASPPRVDSAVRLVHLTKTYPNGPEPVAALQGVSLAVRPGAFTAIMGPSGSGKSTFLNLAAGLDTPTSGRVIIGDTDLTELSPDAVTRFRRRSIGFVFQSYNLIGHLTVGENIQLPMLLDGRRPDDQWQQALIDSVGLTGKTDRLPSELSGGQAQRVAIARALITRPTVVFADEPTGALDRRTGDQVLDVLRGTAKRFAQTLVLVTHDPHVAATADEVLFLADGRLAGELVAPTSGQIAARLVELGR
- a CDS encoding acyl-CoA thioesterase, which codes for MHMLFRTLLHVLFLSRRKPDLGHWDVAETRFIVLPTDLDINRHMNNGVYFSIMDVARFDMLVRNGIWKTMLRKGWYPVVASETITFRKSLNPWQRFTIQSRVIGFDEKSVYVEQRFVRPGPDGEPEIYAQGFIRGRFLRRSGGTVPVPELIEAFGTDPSGQELPEWIHRWGEDVALPATRAAAPSVWN
- a CDS encoding TetR/AcrR family transcriptional regulator, which encodes MDDERLWTRTRRAVYDEITRTAMELFLEQGFEQTTIDQISAAAGISRRSFFRYFGTKEDIVLGDLASQGVLVQRSLEAVPLSVPPWEALEQALWQVADLNGDLDAARKVAVMMYGTPSLRARSIEKHLHWQELLVPNIQRRLEAAGGDPLDPAAAAIVASAIACLDIAGQAWLREPGSDLRQLYRRATRAVRG
- a CDS encoding SRPBCC domain-containing protein, whose translation is MNAKPTGHYVTKGDELRLQFDRLFHAPIEDVWYSLTNPTATGGWIGTWTGSPSTGGILFKMTAEDPDADWMSVSVLECEPPHRFRLHVGSGDDTRRLHCHVREAAGGLTTLVFQERVIDPSVVADIGPGWDYYLDRLTAFRAGQPMPEWNDYLALQRHYRELPVPRTAAR
- a CDS encoding FtsX-like permease family protein — protein: MWSFARSAVRAYRSGFVGSFLIVVSAAALLAANGVLMETGLRGDAPMLTTVAASFAGTAILVVVLVVASTFAAALRQRHAQFALLRAVGATTAQVRSMVTAEVVIVFALAAPLGAVPGLFAAELLTPVLVSGGIVPAGLALTITPLPVIGALILLLPTALLASRLAARKVTKVSPTAAVQGAAAESAHLSGARRATAVALLVSGILVAGTPFIVPGTMGSAAGATSAFLLISAAALAGPAIVGAVASRAAHATRSSSNAAVRLALVNSRGFSRRLTAAIIPLALFLALGTVQTGVNAGVVEAAGVQLRAGLGSDVIITSPDGVTAEQTAAVASTPGIAAVVRSSTVAAEVKTDGDEDPGGSVWEQTGVHAVSGSTAGLIDAEVTAGSLDALTRAATIAVSSESLFGTGKGVGDTVDLRFDRSTELSATIVAVYDRGLGFGEYLIDESSLPEQSRPAVADLLLAQGSADLSSLGLQTASVDEYVDGMVAGAASQQQLSAILLFVLVFFVAIAAANTLVMLTGARRAEFALLRRIGATRRQLTRMIAIESGFVMVTAVVIGTLSVVPALVGVAYGMLGGFSPTFDWPVYGVLAAAVVLIAGVAMVGSARTGSRRAAGV